The following proteins are encoded in a genomic region of Corylus avellana chromosome ca4, CavTom2PMs-1.0:
- the LOC132179716 gene encoding probable transmembrane ascorbate ferrireductase 3 yields the protein MDVGGQVYVGSSLRVTVVARVFGILAIILMLVWLLHYREGLEYDSEDPYRVFNVHPFLMLLGLVISAGEAMMTYRSVAATHNVQKFVHMFLNLLAICLGIAGICAVFKFHDMAGNLEDVYSLHSWIGIATISLYCLQWLIGFVTFMFPKASRPTRSRIGRWHAMGGRALLYMAICAALTGLMEKATFLKLQHQHESRLVNFTGLSILLFGVFVEFSLTFAAYRVNI from the exons ATGGACGTTGGGGGGCAAGTGTACGTTGGCTCTTCCTTGCGTGTAACTGTAGTGGCACGCGTGTTTGGAATCCTAGCTATAATTCTCATGCTTGTCTGGCTCTTGCATTATCGTGAGGGCCTGGAATATGATTCTGAGGATCCATATCGAGTTTTCAAC GTTCACCCGTTTCTGATGTTACTTGGTCTCGTCATTTCTGCTGGCGAAG CGATGATGACATACAGGTCAGTGGCAGCGACCCATAATGTTCAGAAGTTTGTTCACATGTTCCTTAACCTGCTTGCTATATGTCTGGGAATTGCCGGGATATGCGCTGTTTTCAAGTTCCATGATATGGCCGGAAACTTGGAGGATGTGTATAGCTTGCATTCATGGATTGGCATAGCCACCATTTCCTTGTATTGCTTGCAg TGGCTCATTGGTTTCGTTACATTCATGTTTCCAAAAGCTTCACGTCCCACAAGGTCTAGAATTGGTCGGTGGCATGCAATGGGGGGCAGGGCACTTCTGTACATGGCAATTTGCGCGGCTCTGACGGGGTTGATGGAGAAAGCTACTTTCCTCAAACTCCAGCATCAGCATGAATCGCGTTTGGTCAACTTTACTGGACTCTCAATCCTACTCTTTGGCGTCTTTGTTGAGTTTTCTTTGACTTTCGCCGCTTATCGTGTTAATATTTAA